One Microbacterium esteraromaticum genomic window carries:
- a CDS encoding ABC transporter substrate-binding protein has product MKSPLRRGGTALAAAVFGATALVACSPAGTAGSDGPVTVDVWHGFTEADGKVVQRLADEFNESQDDYRVKIEVNPWNVITDKLLPAMSSGNGPALVVQGVDAGQGYVRQGVFASLQSFYDDPENETETYYEHVVDYTVFDGETYGVPMGYAPFAVWYNKDMFAAAGVTEFPQTQDEWIALAKKLTVDENGDGTPEIYGLSLADKATTFLPTWLEAGGGDVFADGEVVLDTPQNVKTLEWWRDAYAENWGPTNITLPEAVDLFKAGKAAMVVIGPWMIGIADSVGLDVGVFEVPAGEEKRAAQAAANYWWLTSQGAKDERVAEGAQAFLRYFNSHDSQIEWALEGNYPPNRDDITADELAENPFVAEMLPFTENTYIRLADLPGGLTDVNAELDTLSQKVTHGEDDIAGAVAETSGKLAGILSEFE; this is encoded by the coding sequence ATGAAGTCACCACTCAGAAGAGGCGGTACGGCCCTGGCCGCTGCCGTCTTCGGCGCGACGGCGCTCGTCGCGTGCTCTCCAGCGGGCACCGCGGGATCAGACGGCCCCGTCACGGTCGATGTCTGGCACGGCTTCACCGAGGCCGACGGCAAGGTCGTGCAGCGCCTGGCGGACGAGTTCAACGAGTCGCAGGACGACTACCGGGTGAAGATCGAGGTGAACCCCTGGAATGTCATCACCGACAAGCTGCTGCCGGCGATGTCCTCGGGCAACGGTCCCGCCCTCGTCGTGCAGGGCGTCGACGCGGGGCAGGGCTACGTACGGCAGGGGGTGTTCGCCTCGCTGCAGTCGTTCTACGACGATCCGGAGAACGAGACCGAGACCTACTACGAGCACGTCGTCGACTACACGGTCTTCGACGGCGAGACCTATGGCGTCCCGATGGGGTACGCGCCGTTCGCCGTCTGGTACAACAAGGACATGTTCGCTGCGGCGGGCGTCACCGAGTTCCCGCAGACGCAGGACGAGTGGATCGCCCTCGCGAAGAAGCTCACCGTCGACGAGAACGGTGACGGAACGCCCGAGATCTACGGCCTCTCCCTCGCCGACAAGGCGACGACCTTCCTCCCCACCTGGCTGGAGGCAGGCGGGGGAGACGTGTTCGCCGACGGTGAGGTCGTGCTCGACACTCCGCAGAATGTGAAGACGCTCGAGTGGTGGCGCGACGCATACGCGGAGAACTGGGGGCCGACGAACATCACGCTTCCGGAGGCCGTCGACCTGTTCAAGGCAGGCAAGGCCGCGATGGTCGTGATCGGTCCCTGGATGATCGGCATCGCCGACAGCGTCGGGCTCGATGTCGGCGTGTTCGAGGTGCCCGCAGGCGAGGAGAAGCGAGCGGCGCAGGCGGCGGCGAACTACTGGTGGCTCACCTCACAGGGAGCGAAGGACGAGAGGGTCGCCGAGGGTGCGCAGGCGTTCCTCCGGTACTTCAACTCGCACGACTCCCAGATCGAGTGGGCGCTCGAGGGGAACTACCCGCCGAATCGCGACGACATCACCGCTGACGAGCTCGCCGAGAATCCGTTCGTCGCGGAGATGCTCCCGTTCACCGAGAACACGTACATCCGTCTGGCCGACCTGCCCGGAGGACTGACCGATGTCAACGCCGAGCTCGACACGCTGTCGCAGAAGGTGACGCACGGCGAGGACGACATCGCAGGAGCGGTCGCCGAGACGAGCGGCAAGCTCGCCGGCATCCTGTCCGAATTCGAATAG